AAAAAAGGAGCGAAAAACACATAGAAAGCAACATATAATAGGAAAAAAACTGTTATTGCCACAACCTGCATAGGGAAGGAAAATTTTCAAGAATGTGGACACAATAAGCATATTCcaaatcattttatataatactattaaaattcaTTACAATCACTAATTCAGCAGCTACTGCCAATAAGCGCTAGAAATTAGAAAATGACACCTcaatttgatcatatttcaactcaatttcatCCCCCTCAATATAAATAAGCAGTAAGTTACTAAAAATCTGCAAGTATCAATTTCCAAAATTGCTCAAACATgcattatccaaataaatttatataaccTTCCATCATCCTTAATATTGTAATTGCTCCATGGAAACTACTAAAATCAACACAACAATCCCAGAGATGGAAACGTTTAGCAGCAAGAATCAACACTAAACTAGAAAAGATGGAAACTTTCGAACTCTCAGCGCACAAAAAATATAACCCACATTCAGAAACCTCAAACAATCAGAATGTAGAAAAAAGGATTCAaacaaaatgaaagagaaaaactaaaaattcaAACCTGAAAGGAGTGAGCTGGGAGTTGCCACCCATGACGCCTCGCCATAGATTCAAAAACAGTGTGAGATTCAATACCATTCACACTCTAACAAATCAAACTTCAACTATGCCACAGTCCAAAAACAGAGGTGAAAAAATGAGACATAATCTACAGTAACCATACATTTCCTCCCAAAAAGTTGAGCAAATAACTGAACCCACAAACTGCAATATCCCTCAATAGCTTCTAATGCTGACCCAGATGCAAAAATCACAATTTGGCACGACCCATTcagttctctctctctctctctctcagaacTCTATGGCTTCAGCCTTCAGCATTTCGATTTATCGATCAATGAGCTATCTTTAAGATgaagaaatataaaaagaagATAGAATATGGGTTCTGTTATTTTAGTCAgctagtaaaaaaaattgacttaCTAGAAAGACTTGGTCACTCAGTTTCTTCATCTTGAATTCCCACGAAATCAACTTCTACTATTGtaattcttgttttttttagttAAGAAAAGAATGATCAATGactaaagttttaatttttactcCAAAACGaagcacaaaataaataaatttatttcctTATGGGGATAACTTATCTAACAATATTATGAAGGTTTGAATAGAATGACCTTAATGTGTATAAGAGAGTGCTGCATTTTCTTAGTGGTTCATTTATAACTTTACGTGTTACATTTACATATATCCACGAATAAATATAACTACTCAAAAGATTAATTTTTCAACTAATATATTCTCGCAAATTGTGTCAACATACAAATTAAAAGCATCATGATTATTGTCTACACTAATCTTTTTATTGCACTTGAAATGTACTCCCTTTGTTTGGTAAATTATCCACATCATATTTAGGTATTAGAAACAAGACtctactacttttttttataaaaaaactaagACACAAATCATAAGGCTTACTTAGGCTTACTTAGTTTGCGAAGAAATTTTCATGATTGTTTCACTTTTATAAAGGCTTAAAAGCGATGTGATTCAATCATTTTTTCAGAGGATAAAAATTATCATGATAATTTAGCAATAATTCTCTGCATCtattataatttattcaaattgtGAGCAATAATTATAACCATGTGGGGTGTACGTATGTGTATCAACTAATGgtgttttaaataattaattgacCTATGGCAATTGCTCAGCTTAAGCATAATTAGTTGCTCCTTGGAATAAAATATTTGGTGTTCAAGTTGGATTTATATACTCCTGTTTTAATTGTACAgtataatattttgttttaagTTGAAGTTAGATACTTGTCCACATCATTATGATGCTTTATCGGAAATGATTCCaggaaataataatttaatctatttttttgtaatttcttACCATCGATTCTTTTCAtttgtttaaataaataaacctGTCGGAATCTTTACAAATCTTCTTCAATTTGGATCTTGCATTGGGCTTTATTTATTATACTCCATGTTCTATTAAATTAGTCGTACATTCAAgggatgatttttttttcttaaaatgaGAACTCAAttcgttttataaaaaaatggcgAAATTATGTTACCgtggaaaaataaattactttTTACAAAATAAAGACAAATACAAATGTagaactttatattttttactttatctcaTTAGatcctgaaaaaaaaaattccttttTAAGCACTTTTATACTATTTGATATAATTTCATTCATATTGTAATTATTTAGCACATAGTAATATTTGAAATAGTTATTATACAAAAAAGCTAATATTAATTAAGCGTAATAAATATTCATGAAGCGTCTCTTGAAATTCTAGGCGTAATAAATAGGACTATTCCGACATCACACGCAACCccttcaaaatttgaaaatctcCATCCCTGTTTCCAACCTCCTACAATTGAAACCTACCCCTTCGAAAAGAAAACCTCCCGCCGTCGATAATGAACGGCGGAATTTGGGAGCTAACAATCGGTGGAATTAGTGTGCAATTTCCGTTCCCGCCCCTCCCTTCCCAGTTGTCATAAAAGTTCTCGATAGTCTGGAAAAGAAGGATTCTCCTCGAATCACCATCCGGCACCGGCAAGACCCTGTGCCTGCTCTGCGCCGTGCTAGCTTGGGAGAAACATAACCGTCCGTTTTTCCATTTGAGGGATTTTTGCATAATTTTTTCTGTACCAGTTTTATTTTGTACAAGATTTGATTctgtttttcaattttaataattgTATATGTAATCTTTTTTGGTTTCTTGTATTCTTGTTTCATGATTGTTCTAGGGTCACTCACTGGACAAATTACTAAGGTCTTTTATACAACGAGGACGCATGCTCAAATCTTTCATGTGATTAGCAAGCTTAGGCTAACACCTTACCGGGACTTCAAGTTAGCCATCTTGGTAGGCTCGAACATTCTACctaacatttctatttttatgaaatgCTATTATAGCTTTCTTAAATAGTCATATTGTGTCTTTCAAGGGATCAAGAAGGCAATATTGTATCAATCCCTCTTCAATAAAGCATTCGAAGATTGATATAGCGTGGTAATGtttttttcttgaaaattgATTTCTGTTTCTCTTGGCTCTTACACATTTATAATTTCAGTCAGATGCTAATGAAGGAGACAGAAGATCCCTGCCTGCTGCATAAGTAAAAGTCAATTTTCATTATGATGTCCTCtatatattcaattttcattataAGTACTATTTTATGTATTCATGTCTCATTTCTTCCTGTCAGCAATGTTTCTGCTGTCATAGATCACCCGAGCCTAGCAAATGTGACTGACATAGAAGAAATTTGCAGTATTGGTTACACTGTTCAAGGTCctatcttttaatttttttgcatatttagtaaataaataaagtttaagTGGCTAAAAGAGctcattaattaataattaggtTGTCCGTACTATGCGTCACGTCTTCTTGCAAAAACAGCGGATCTTATAATTTGCCCTTACAATTACATGATCAATCCAAGTCTCCGGGAGATATATGCGATAAATTTGGATGGGAACGTACTAATAGTTGACGAAGCACAGTGAGTTGAATGATCAAGCACTATTTGATctatatattataatttatttaagttTTCACCTGCTTTTGTTTGTGCCATTGCAGTAGTATAGAGGACACAATTCGAGAAAATGCAAGTTTTGATATTGATGAACAAACTTTTGAAGGTAAGTTATGTctaattttttcttaaaaatcaTTGCATGTATTACCTGATATTACCTTTTGTTTGTGTAGAATTGTTAACAGATCTGAACCAGGTGAGGGAAATGGTGTCTGGCATATACCAAGACTTGCTTGATATGACAAAGGTGATATTTTGTAAGCCTTTATTAATTTCCCAAATTCAGTTCTTCTTCTTATTGTATCAGAATTATATGTAGGGCATAATTGATTGGATGAAACAATGGAAACTTGCATTCGATGATCTTAAGAAGGATTCCATTTGGTTAGTATTCAATATTAGCTATGGTGGACTATTTTTTCGTTTTTTCCTTTGCTGATGGGAGACCTTCTCATCAACTCAGCTGGAAAGGAGTTGAAGCTTCAAGACAGCTCGCGGCGGCTAAGATATCCCTTGAAAAGTTTCAATTGCTGCATGAATGTGCCCAAGAGGCCATATCAAATGCTTCTGAGCCGAATCCCAAGGAATACCATTTAAGTGTGTTGGCAGTGGCTGCGGTTATAGGTAATTTACAGGATTGTcaatataaaataattgttgattgttgattCATATGCCTAATGCAATTATATTGTTAGGCATATGaatcaacaatcaacaattattttatattgACAATCCTGTAAATTACCTATAACCGCAGCCACTGCCAACACACTTAAATGGTATTCCTTGGGATTCGGCTCAGAAGCATTTGATATGGCCTCTTGGGCACATTCATGCAGCAATTGAAACTTTTCAAGGGATATCTTAGCCGCCGCGAGCTGTCTTGAAGCTTCAACTCCTTTCCAGCTGAGTTGATGAGAAGGTCTCCCATCAGCAAAGGAAAAAACGAAAAAATAGTCCACCATAGCTAATATTGAATACTAACCAAATGGAATCCTTCTTAAGATCATCGAATGCAAGTTTCCATTGTTTCATCCAATCAATTATGCCCTACATATAATTCTGATACAATAAGAAGAAGAACTGAATTTGGGAAATTAATAAAGGCTTACAAAATATCACCTTTGTCATATCAAGCAAGTCCTGGTATATGCCAGACACCATTTCCCTCACCTGGTTCAGATCTGTTAACAATTCTACACAAACAAAAGGTAATATCAGGTAATACATGCAAtgatttttaagaaaaaattagACATAACTTACCTTCAAAAGTTTGTTCATCAATATCAAAACTTGCATTTTCTCGAATTGTGTCCTCTATACTAATGCAATGGCACAAACAAAAGCAGGTGAAaacttaaataaattataatatatagATCAAATAGTGCTTGATCATTCAACTCACTGTGCTTCGTCAACTATTAGTACGTTCCCATCCAAATTTATCGCATATATCTCCCGGAGACTTGGATTGATCATGTAATTGTAAGGGCAAATTATAAGATCCGCTGTTTTTGCAAGAAGACGTGACGCATAGTACGGACAacctaattattaattaatgagCTCTTTTAGCCActtaaactttatttatttactaaatatgcaaaaaaattaaaagatagGACCTTGAACAGTGCAACCAATACTGCAAATTTCTTCTATGTCAGTCACATTTGCTAGGCTTGGGTGATCTATAACAGCAGAAACATTGCTGACAGGAAGAAATGAGACATGAATACATAAAACAGTATTtataatgaaaattgaatatataGAGGACATCATAATGAAAATTGACTTTTACTTATGCAGCAGGCAGGGTCTTCTGTCTCCTTCATTAGCATCTGACTGAAATTATAAATGTGTAAGAGCCAAGAGAAACAGAAATcaattttcaagaaaaaaaCATTACCACGCTATATCAATCTTCGAATGCTTTATTGAAGAGGGATTGATACAATATTGCCTTCTTGATCCCTTGAAAGACACAATATGACTATTTAAGAAAGCTATAATAGcatttcataaaaatagaaatgttagGTAGAATGTTCGAGCCTACCAAGATGGCTAACTTGAAGTCCCGGTAAGGTGTTAGCCTAAGCTCGCTAATCACATGAAAGATTTGAGTATGCATCCTCGTTGTATAAAAGACCTTAGTAATTTGTCCAGTGAGTGACCCTAGAACAATCATGAAACAAGAATACAAGAAACCAAAAAAGTATACATATAcaattattaaaattgaaaaacagAATCAAAGTACAGAAAAAATTATGCAAAAATCCCTCAAATCAAATCGAACTTATACAAAAAATTTTATAGGAAAAAATTCTTCAAAATAGAGTTGGGTAAGCTTAGGAGTATTACTAAGTTGGACGGATTGTTTAGGGGTCAAGATACGCAGCGGCTGATAGCATGGCGAATCACAATGGATTGAGCTTTCAAGTAAGACAGGTTCAAATGCTTCAGTTTAGTGTGAGCAACAATTGAGACATTTTCCAACTTCAAAGCATACTGAAGTTCCAAGGATTCAAGAGCAATGCAATTGGATAACAAAAGCTTAAAGTCTTGATCGGTCATTACAGGGTCATGTAGACACAAATCTTTAAGGCATTCAAATCCATTTCGAAGTCTAAGAAACAGAGCCTTGTAATCAATATACGGGTTACCACGTAAATGAATTATTTCAGCTTTCTTAGATAGGGCAAACTCAAACCATTTATCAATACCAAACTTGAAACGTCTAGACATGCACAACCTGAACTCTTTTATCCGACCGCCTCTGTGTAAACGCAAGACCGGCATGATATCAAATATGTAGGAGTCGTCTATTTTGGGAAATTGAGATGAGTGATGTAGCGATGGAGATACCGCCAACGAGCTGAAAGTATGGAAGTAGTAGTAGCTTGTACAATGGTGAGTCGAGAGATTATAGATATGAGAGTTGCTGATTCTATCTTGATTCCCCATCTACAATTCACATACTATTATAATTAGTCATCATTAGACTACATACaattcaaaattgaaatatCATACTTACCGTCATAGCTTTAGTTTATCCAAGGGATACGGCGACGAAGCACCGGCGGAGGCAGCTAGGTTTCAATTGGGGAAAGTGGAATAGAGCTAGGTTCTCATTTATAATTTTGGCCCAACTTTAGAAATTTGGGTCAAGTGATACTGTTACCACGTAATTTGTTCATTCCTTGGACAGCGAATAGAAGATGTTACATTTATGTTAATCTTAGCAATAATCCTATTGAGTttgtttttttcattaaaatcaataaaaaagaTACATATGAATTGtaattgatggagtacgtactaagcaagcccaacagcagtaaagcccaagaaagagtatcagttcggcatggctaaagagtatcagtccggcatgactcaagagttcagttcggcacaaccacagagttcggcctcagcctacagctcggtaaaagccaaccaatcaaactctgctctctggtcggcatcaagctgtactctcagatcggcaaaagctgttcggcaataattcagcagtccggtctcagtattcgaccgaactaggaaatagtggactcacgcaagatttccacctccgctacaccgacgatctatttagtggtgtcaagcagtcattaactcatgcaggatagtggacccatgcaaggtcgccacgacctccacgacatccactacttaataaatgctgcatgccacgatcttggttcaatgtataaatagaacctaggtcagatagataagctccttctgttaacttctgttaagctctctagagagaaaatagcaaatagcaagtctgtattgttagctgtagaaaacagatcaagcaatacaactctgcccttttttcttcccgtggacgtagatttacctcagtaaatcgaaccacgtaaatctctgtgtgttgatcttcctttatttttacgagcattcatcaccatcaaaaattcgcggaaccatcactggcgccgtctgtgggaaaaaagagaaccaaatttgtgataaagcgaatttttgaccctttttccaccccaaaaaaaaaaaaaaaaaaaaaaatgcataccagatcacataccacccgtaataccgttcgtgatcaccgtgaggaagctagtccagctcgcaggtctgaaaaacggcctcgggagacatctacctccggttctcacgaaggaggaacaagccactccaggagtcatcgcaccgagtcttcccagcagcccgatttaaatgaagctgtcaagctgttcttggccgagaagcaggaggagttcttaaccttcctgcagaagagccaacagccggagaagacaacggcggattctccctcctcatccagacatgaaagtcactaccgcagtagtgacgtgtcttccaggagaaagaatcctcaaccccgacatgttcctgttcctcctcggtaccggaaccacaggagaacttcatctcctccgtaccgaagaga
This sequence is a window from Salvia splendens isolate huo1 chromosome 14, SspV2, whole genome shotgun sequence. Protein-coding genes within it:
- the LOC121764797 gene encoding uncharacterized protein LOC121764797; translation: MTMGNQDRISNSHIYNLSTHHCTSYYYFHTFSSLAVSPSLHHSSQFPKIDDSYIFDIMPVLRLHRGGRIKEFRLCMSRRFKFGIDKWFEFALSKKAEIIHLRGNPYIDYKALFLRLRNGFECLKDLCLHDPVMTDQDFKLLLSNCIALESLELQYALKLENVSIVAHTKLKHLNLSYLKAQSIVIRHAISRCVS
- the LOC121764798 gene encoding Fanconi anemia group J protein homolog; translation: MLMKETEDPCLLHNNVSAVIDHPSLANVTDIEEICSIGYTVQGCPYYASRLLAKTADLIICPYNYMINPSLREIYAINLDGNVLIVDEAHSIEDTIRENASFDIDEQTFEELLTDLNQVREMVSGIYQDLLDMTKVIFCKPLLISQIQFFFLLYQNYM